A portion of the Paenibacillus sp. PvR098 genome contains these proteins:
- a CDS encoding type II secretion system protein: MWIAVLFVLELIAALVVVYMARPQYSSWVREHRGTKPMDAMNRILPAGLWVMDQIRLADRLTEPLGQVHLIMIQLHGAKRALIETKWFAAQAIVYAYGALCLTTLLGWAAGGQAEMLLYGVLLAAFIPFVMYKQISNQSQKRKRQMLIELPEVLNRILLLVSAGETVPQALIRSVEGKEHTGNPLLTELALAVHALKMNVSFSKVMEDFSKRCAMQETSLFTTTLLLNYKRGGDELMMSLQELSIALWDKRKALARTLGEEGSSKLVFPMVLIFFVVMVIVAAPAMLMMS, translated from the coding sequence GTGTGGATAGCGGTCCTGTTTGTACTAGAGCTGATCGCGGCTTTGGTTGTGGTGTATATGGCCCGTCCGCAGTACAGTTCGTGGGTGCGGGAGCATCGGGGGACAAAGCCGATGGATGCGATGAACAGAATCTTGCCTGCAGGTCTTTGGGTTATGGACCAGATACGACTCGCTGACCGATTAACCGAGCCGCTCGGGCAAGTACATTTGATCATGATTCAATTACATGGAGCCAAGAGGGCATTGATTGAAACCAAATGGTTTGCAGCACAGGCCATCGTGTACGCCTATGGTGCGCTGTGCTTAACCACGCTTCTGGGGTGGGCCGCAGGCGGCCAAGCCGAGATGCTTCTATATGGTGTGCTGCTGGCCGCATTTATTCCCTTTGTGATGTACAAGCAGATTTCGAATCAATCTCAAAAGAGAAAGCGGCAGATGCTGATCGAGCTGCCCGAGGTACTCAACCGTATATTGTTATTGGTAAGTGCCGGGGAAACGGTTCCTCAAGCCTTAATACGTTCGGTGGAAGGCAAGGAACATACGGGTAATCCGCTGCTGACGGAACTCGCATTGGCCGTCCATGCTCTAAAAATGAACGTTTCTTTCTCCAAAGTTATGGAAGATTTCAGCAAACGTTGCGCCATGCAGGAAACCTCCCTGTTTACGACTACGCTGCTTCTGAATTACAAGAGGGGCGGCGATGAGCTTATGATGTCGCTTCAGGAGCTCTCCATCGCATTATGGGATAAACGGAAAGCATTAGCCCGTACTTTGGGCGAGGAGGGCTCGTCCAAGCTAGTTTTTCCGATGGTGCTGATTTTCTTTGTTGTCATGGTAATTGTGGCGGCTCCAGCCATGCTGATGATGAGCTAA
- a CDS encoding Flp1 family type IVb pilin — translation MNIWPVGWKQFWEEEDGLGTLEILLIIAVLIIIAIAFRKWIIQWIEGLFSTANSEIIDNQNNYESDKTKINPPASQN, via the coding sequence ATGAACATTTGGCCGGTAGGTTGGAAACAATTTTGGGAAGAGGAGGACGGGCTCGGCACGCTCGAGATTTTGTTGATTATCGCCGTTCTGATCATTATTGCGATTGCGTTTCGCAAGTGGATAATACAATGGATCGAAGGTTTGTTTTCAACAGCAAACTCTGAGATTATTGACAACCAAAATAATTATGAATCAGATAAAACAAAAATAAATCCTCCTGCATCCCAAAATTAG